One Miscanthus floridulus cultivar M001 chromosome 11, ASM1932011v1, whole genome shotgun sequence DNA window includes the following coding sequences:
- the LOC136492220 gene encoding aldehyde dehydrogenase family 3 member F1-like, producing the protein MSRALVPHAGLSLEPLIGAIAAGNAVALRPSELSPCTSRFLADNIGRYMDPSAVKVVQGGPEVGEQLTEHRWDKVLFTGSPRIARAVMAAAFRHLTPVALELGGKCPCIFDAMGSARDLQISVNRIIVGKWSTCAAQACIAIDYVLVEERFAPILIKVLKSTLKRFFQETDHMARIVNERHLERLSNLLKVRYIEPTILLNPPLDSAIMTEEIFGPLLPIIAVKKIEDSIAFVKAMPKPLAIYAFTQDAALRRRIVDETSSGSVTFNDAVVQYAIDGLLFGGVGQSGFGQYHGKYSFEMFMKRGYLVELTLRYPPWDESKVTLMRYLYSFNYFAFVLSFLGLRR; encoded by the exons ATGTCACGTGCGTTGGTTCCACACGCAGGTCTGTCGCTGGAGCCGCTGATCGGGGCGATAGCGGCCGGGAACGCCGTGGCCCTGAGGCCGTCGGAGCTCTCGCCGTGCACCTCCAGGTTCCTGGCCGACAACATCGGGAGGTACATGGACCCCTCGGCGGTGAAGGTCGTCCAGGGCGGCCCGGAGGTCGGCGAGCAGCTCACGGAGCACCGCTGGGACAAGGTCCTCTTCACCG GGAGCCCGCGCATCGCGCGCGCCGTGATGGCCGCGGCGTTCAGGCACCTGACGCCCGTCGCGCTGGAGCTGGGCGGCAAGTGCCCGTGCATCTTCGACGCCATGGGCAGCGCCCGGGACCTGCAGATCTCGGTGAACCGCATCATCGTGGGCAAGTGGTCGACCTGTGCCGCACAGGCCTGCATCGCCATCGACTACGTGCTCGTCGAGGAGCGCTTCGCGCCCATCCTG ATCAAGGTGCTCAAGTCGACGCTGAAGAGGTTCTTCCAGGAAACGGATCACATGGCACGGATCGTGAACGAGCGCCACCTCGAGAGGCTGAGTAACCTTCTGAAAGTCAG GTACATTGAGCCTACGATACTGCTGAACCCACCGCTGGACTCCGCGATCATGACCGAGGAGATATTCGGCCCCCTGCTCCCGATCATCGCG GTCAAGAAGATCGAGGACAGCATCGCCTTCGTGAAGGCCATGCCGAAGCCGCTCGCCATCTACGCGTTCACCCAGGACGCCGCGCTGCGGCGACGGATCGTGGACGAGACGTCGTCCGGGAGCGTTACCTTTAACGACGCGGTAGTGCAG TACGCGATCGACGGGCTCCTGTTCGGCGGCGTCGGGCAGAGCGGGTTCGGGCAGTACCATGGGAAGTACTCGTTCGAGATGTTCATGAAGCGGGGCTACCTCGTGGAGCTGACACTGAGGTACCCGC